The genomic interval TCGATACCTACCCCAACCAGATCGAGTTGATTACCGCCGAGCAGATGCTTGATGCCTACGCCAGCATCGGCATGCCTATCGGTTACAGCCACTGGTCGTTTGGTAAGCATTTTATTCGCAACGAACAACAGTATCGGCGCGGCCACATGGGGCTGGCTTACGAGATCGTGATTAATTCGAATCCCTGCATTGCCTATTTAATGGAAGAAAATACCATGATGATGCAGGCACTGGTGATTGCACACGCCTGTTTCGGACATAATTCGTTTTTCAAGGGTAACTACCTGTTCCGGGCATGGACCGATGCCGAGGCAATTATTGACTACCTGGTTTTTGCAAAGCGCTATATCAACGAATGCGAAGAGCGTTACGGAATAGAAGAGGTGGAAAATCTGCTCGATTCCTGCCACGCGCTGCAAAATCATGGCGTGGACCGTTACAAGCGTCCCTATCCGATATCGATGCGTGAAGAAAAGGAGCGGCTGAAAGAACGTGAGGCCTACCTGCAGTCACAGGTCAACGACCTGTGGCTAAAAACCGTACCGCAAAAAGAGGCCGCGGAAGAGGATGTCACCCATCCGAATTTCCCGGCGGAACCGCAGGAAAATATCCTTTATTTCATCGAAAAGAATGCCCCGCTGCTCGAGCCCTGGCAGCGCGAGGTGGTGCGTATCGTGCGCAAGATCGGCCAGTATTTTTATCCGCAGCGGCAAACCCAGGTCATGAACGAGGGCTGGGCCTGCTTCTGGCATTATCATTTAATGAACGCGCTATACGACCGGGGCAAGGTTACCGAGGGATTTATACTCGAATTCCTGCAAAGTCATACCAACGTTGTCGCCCAGCCGGAATTCGATAGCCCCTATTTCAGCGGCATCAACCCCTATGCGCTGGGTTACGCAATGATGACCGATATCAAGCGAATCTGTGTCGATCCGGACGAGGAGGACAAAAAGTGGTTTGCCGACATCGCCGGGTCTAACTGGCAGGAAACGCTTGATTTCGCCATGCGTAATTTCAAGGATGAAAGCTTTATCTCGCAATTCCTGTCACCACGACTGATCCGTGAATTCAAGCTGTTCTCGATACTTGATGACGAGGAACGCAGCGAGCTCGAAGTGATCTCGATTCACAACGATGCCGGGTACCAGCATATACGCCAGGCACTGTCTGATCAGTACAACCTGAGTATGAATGAGCCTAATATCCAGGTTTTCAATGTTGATACCCGGGGTGATCGCATGCTTACCCTGCGGCATGTCCCGCACAATAACGTGCCGTTGGCGGAAAACAGTGCCGAGGTGTTGAAGCATTTGCGACGTTTGTGGGGATTTGACGTCAGGCTTGAAACACTCGACGCCGATGGCAATATCAATACTACCGAGGAATGCGCTGCCTGATGCGGGTTATCCGCCCTTGATCGGGGGTAGCAATACTATTTCGTCTTTTTCCTGAATTATGATTTTTGCATAATTCTCACGCGATATTTTTTCATCGTTTAGTATGACAATGTAAGGCTTGTTCTCGGGTATCGGAATTTGCTGCAACAGGGTCTCGAGGCTGGCGCCATCTTCGGTATGGATATCGCACTTGTTGAAGGAACTGCCGGCGGGTAGGAAGTGCCGCAGCCCGCCAAACAGGGTTACCGAGATATCCATCTATGATCCAGGTACTACTCGCCGAATTCAATTCAGGCCGAGACGTTGCAGTGTTTCTTTGGTAGGAACGCCCTCGCTATCCCAGCCGCATAACTCGTAGTACTCGGGCAGCATTTCGTCCAGCCGACAGACCAGGCCCTTGGCGGTGCCGACATCGGCCGGTTCTTCCAGGATGCGCCTTGGCAGGGTGTCGTCTTTCTTGCCCAATCCGGCCTTGAGGTTGAACAGTTTTTCCAGCACCCAGATCCGTTCACCGGTTTCACGCATGCGTTCATCACTGCTCCAGTCGCTCTCGCAGGCGGCATCGACCAGCGTGCGATAGTCTTCCAGTCCCCAGCCACAACCGCCGGGAAACAGGCACAGTCCGCTTGAATCGAGAAAAGCGACATCTCGCTGGGAATCGCGCACGATCTCGGCCTTACCTTCGATTTCGGTAGTTTCGAAATCATGCCCGTAGGGATCGGCGCGCAGATGACAGGCGCCCCGGTTACTGGTTGCGTAGGCGAGACCCATGCCCTGCATCGCACGTCCGTCGTAAGCCGCAAATTCCTGCCCCTTGACCGTCATCGACAGATCTGGTTGTCCATATTTTTCGCACAGGCGTTTTGAACCCAATGCAATATCAGCGCCAAAGCCTTCACCCTTGCCGACCAGCTCTGCTATCTGGCACAGTGCCTCGGCTGAACCGAACTCAAGCTTAATGCCGCCGGTGGTTTTCTCATCGATGGCGCCAATATCAAACAGCTCCATCGCGGCGGCAATCGAACCGCCGAGTGAAATGGGATCCATGCCATACTCGTTGCAGATGAAGCCGGCGAAGGTCGCCGCGTCAATATCGTCAATACCGCAGGCCGCACCCAGCGCGTATGCGGTTTCATACTCGAGACCGCCCGAGGCGCCGTGGTACTCGGGTCTGTCCTTGACCGAAAAATGGGTAGGATCAATTTTACAAATGCGCCCACAACCGATAGTGCAACCGAAGCAAGCGCCGTTGGTAACGATATTGGTATGACCGTTTTCATTCGGCGTGTGCATTGCTTCGGGATTGAGCTTGTTGGCACCTTCGAAGCGTACGCTGCGGTTGTTTCGGGTCGGTAAACTACCGAAACCGTTGGTGACGTCCATCATCGCCAGCGTGCCGTCGCGCGCCATTTCGTCGCGGTCAGTCATACGCGCGTTAACTTCATTGACAATCCGATAGAAAGCCTTGGGGTCCTTGTTGCGTACACCCCTGGTGCCGCGTACCGCAATCGTCTTGATTTTCTTCGAACCCATTACCGCGCCAACACCGGAGCGGCCGGCAGCGCGATGCTTGTCGTTGACCACGCAGGCATAGCGGCACAGTGTTTCTCCCGCCTGACCGATCCCGGCAAAGCGCATCAACGGATCCTGGTATTTCTGCGCCAGTATGTCCTCGGTTTCCCAGACGGTTTTGCCCCAGATTTCGCTTGCGTCGCAGATTTCAACTTTTTCATCTTCGATATGCAGGTAAACCGGTTTTTCCGATTCGCCCTCGATAATGAGCAAATCGTAACCCGCCATTTTTAATTCACCACCGAACTTGCCGCCGGAATTGGAACAGGCGATGGCCCCGGTTAGCGGCCCTTTGGTAATGACGGTATAGCGGCCACCGGTTGAAGCCATGGTGCCGGTCAGTGGACCGGTGGCAAAGATAATCTTGTTTTCTGCCGACAAGGCATCCGCGGCCGGGTCCATTTCCTCGTACAGGTATTTGCTGCCAAGTCCGCGAGAGCCAAGAAATGCTTCGGCCCATTCCATGTTAAGCGGTTCGATATCGCAGCTACCCTTGCTCAGGTTGACGCGAAGAATCTGTTGTTGCCAGGCCATCAGGTTTCCTCCGGTAAGATATTGTTTTCTGATTGCGATTGTATATCCTGCAGATCTGATTTAACACAGGTAAGCGGCCGTAAGGAGGTCGAAAACGAGGTGATAATCAATGATCAGGGTAATCATCGAGCGCGAAATCGCGGAAGGTATCGAGCAATACTACGAATCTGCCATTGCAGACCTGCTCGGCGTGATGGCAAATGCGCCAGGTTATGTGTCGGGCGAGTCGTCGGTCGATATTCGTCGACCCAACCACTATGTGGTGATTACGCGCTGGACCGATGAGGCTGCCTGGCATCGCTGGTTTCAATCCAGTGAACGCCAGGAGTTACTGGATGCGATCAGACCCTTCCTGATGACGGAGGAAAAATTTACACTGCTGAAGCAGCTGATCTTGCACCGGGATGAGTCGGCTGGTTGATGGGTTCGCGAAGATACACTCATTGCGTTATTTCACAGCGAAATAAGTATACTGTCCCTCCTGTTTTTGATTATTATTACGCTCTAGTCAGCTGGATAATCGCTGGTTCCAAATGTGAACTGGAGGAAAGTCCGGGCTCCGCAGGGCAGGGTGCCAGATAACGTCTGGGGGGCGCAAGCCCACGGCCAGTGCAACAGAAAGTATACCGCCGGCTTAGGCCTGGTAAGGGTGAAATGGTGCGGTAAGAGCGCACCGCACTTCTGGTAACAGAAGTGGCAGGGTAAACCCCACCCGGAGCAAGACCAAATAGGAAAACAATGACGCGGCCCGTGTCGTTTTCGGGTTGGTCGCTTGAGGCTGGGGGGTGACCTCCAGTCCAGATGAATGATTATCCTCGACAGAACCCGGCTTATAGGCTGACTATCAATTTAACGGGGGGGCGCAGGGCATTGCGCCCCCTTGTTTTTAATCCGTGAAATTGTGCAAAATCGCACATAATCTGACCCAACTTAATGTATCACTTTAACTATTAGGTATAAGTATCGGTTTTGGCTGGCGTATTGACTTGCGTACTTTAACTCAACAAGCTAAGTTACTGACGCCATTGAGAAAAAACCCGTATTACAGCCCTTAATTTACTTGACTTGTGGCAAAAATCAGCCATATTGTGTCACTAAGTGGGCAATAGTGGCACAAAGTGTCACATAACGGGTTAAGCGTGCACAAATTTCGAGGGGTTTCCAATTTATCTTTGGATGCGAAGGGAAGAATTGTTCTTCCCGCGCGCTACCGTGAGCGGCTGCTTGAGATCTGTCAGAGTCAACTGATCGTCACGATCGATACCGACCAACCCTGCCTGCTGATATACCCGCTCCCTGAATGGGAACTGATCGAGGAAAAAATCGAAGCCTTACCCAGCTTTAATCCGACAACCCGTCGAATCCAGCGCTTGCTGATCGGTCATGCCACCGAGGTTGAGGTTGATGCCAATGGTCGCATGTTGCTGTCCAATCCGCTGCGGGAGTATGCACAGCTCGGCAAGAAGGTGGTACTGATCGGGCAAGGTAAAAAGTTTGAGCTCTGGGACGAAGTTCTCTGGGCCGAGCGCATGGACGACTGGCTGGGTGATGGTACTGGCGATGACATGCCGGCGGCGCTTGCGGATCTAACGCTGTGAGTCAGGAGCATGCACCGGTGCTGCACGCCGAAGTCCTGGCGGCACTCGAAATCAAGCCGGATGGCCGCTACGTCGATGGTACCTATGGCCGGGGTGGTCACGCGCATTCGATTCTGTCGGAACTTGGCGATCAGGGGCGTCTGATCGTAATGGATCGCGATCCGCAAGCAATTGCCGATGCGCAGGAGACGATGGGCTCGGACCGCCGGGTTACGATTATCCACGACGACTACGCCAACATGTATGCGCAAATTGCCGATCTCGATCTGCTAGAGCAGATCGATGGAATTCTGCTCGACCTCGGTGTTTCTTCGCCGCAACTCGATGACGCGGCACGCGGTTTCAGTTTTCAGCTAAACGGGCCACTGGACATGCGGATGAATCCCGGGCAGGGTGAGTCGGCAGCCGAGTGGCTTGCGCATGCCGATGAAGCGGAGATCGCCAGGGTGCTCTGGGAATATGGTGAAGAACGCCATTCGCGACGCATTGCCAAAAAGATCGTCGAGCGGCGCCAGTCAGGCAAAATAGAAGATACCGCGACCCTCGCCGCCTTAATCAGTGAGATAGTACCGCGCCCGAAAAACAATAAACATCCGGCAACCCGCAGTTTCCAGGCCGTAAGAATTCATATCAACCAGGAACTCGACCAGATCCAGCACCTGCTAGAAACGGTACTGGATATTCTGAAAATCGGCGGGCGCCTGCTGATTATCAGCTTTCACTCACTCGAAGACCGCCTCGTAAAACGTTTTTTCAAGGCGCAGAGTTCGCGTGCAAAAATCCCTCGCGGACTGCCGCTACGCGATAGTGAAATCCCCTCCAATATTCGTCTCAGGTTGGTGAACAAGGCTATCAGGGCAGGAGCCAGGGAGCTGGCGTCAAATCCTCGTGCTCGTAGCGCAGTACTTCGTATTGCAGAGCGGGCTGCCTGATGACCGGTAAATTCTGGATCTCACTGCTGCTAACCCTGGTTCTCGGCAGTGCGCTGACCGTGATTTACGTGAAGCACGAGAGCCGGGTTCTGTTCGCTGAATTACGCACCATCCAGAAGCAGCAGGATCAGCAGGTCATTGAATGGGGACGGTTACAGCTGCAAAACACCACCCTGGCGACGCACAGTAACGTTGAATCAAGGGCCCGCAAGGACCTGAAAATGCGTTTACCCGAGAGTGTTGAACTGGTGCCTGTGCAATGAAGCGAAGCAAAAAAACCGCAGGGCAAGAGGACCAGATAGCCTTTCTTGGCACGCGTCATTACTTCGTATTGCTGGTATTGATTTCTTTGCTTGCCGGCCTGATGGCTCGTGCTCTTTACCTGCAGGTTGTCGAGCAGGATTTTCTGACCAGCCAGGGCGGGCAGCGACAAATACGCACCATCGAAACGCCGGCCTATCGAGGTGCAATTCTGGATCGTTTCGGTACGCCGCTTGCGATCAGTACACCGGTCGACTCGGTCTGGGTCAATCCGTCTGAAATTCTGGGAGACCTCGCCGCACTCAAACAGGTAACCCGCAAGTTGAAACTCGATTACCGCACGACGGTCGCCATGCTGAAGCAACGCGCCGACCGGGAGTTTGTTTACCTAAAGCGTCAGCTTGAGCCGGAATTTGCGCGCGACATCGCGGCAGGCTTTGAAGGTGTATACCTGCAGCGCGAGTATCATCGATACTATCCTGCCGGAGAGGTGGTATCACACCTGGTTGGATTTACCGATATTGACGACCAGGGCCAGGAGGGCCTCGAACTGGCCTACCAGGACTGGTTACGTGCCGAACCGGGTGAGCGGCGCGTCATTCGCAGCCGTCGTGGCGAGGTCATCGAGGAACTGGAGCAGCTGAAGCCGGCTGAATCCGGCAACGATATCTACACCAGCATCGATATGCGTTTACAGTACATCGCTTACCGCAGCCTTGCCCGGGCCATTAAGTTCCATGCGGCCAAAGCCGGTTCAGCGGTTCTGCTGGATGCCCGCAGTGGCGAAATCCTGGCGATCGTAAATCAGCCATCCTATAACCCGAACCAGCGCAGTAAAACCACGACCGAACGACTGCGTAACCGGGCCCTTACCGACGTATTTGAACCTGGTTCCGCGATCAAACCTTTCACCCTGGCGGCCGCAATTGATCGTGGCCGTTACCACCGTGGCAGCAGTATAGACACGTCACCCGGCTACATGATGGTGAGTGGTCACCCGGTTAAGGACATCCGTAACTATGGCATACTTGACCTCTCCGGAATTTTACGCAAATCGAGTAACGTCGGTGCATCTCGCATCGCCATGTCGTTACCCAAAAAGGAGCTGTGGGAGAGTTTCAGGGCTTACGGCTTCGGCGAGTTATCTGGTGTTTCCTTCCCAGGCGAATCGGCTGGATACTTCCGTCATCATAGTCAGTGGCAGCCACTGGACCACGCTACCATGGGATTCGGTTACGGCATGTCGCTGTCGATTACCCAGCTCGCGCGCGCCTATGCCGTAATTGCCAACCAGGGCCGCCTGGTGGATCTCACGCTGTTGCGAAAAGAACTGGTTCGAAATCCGAACAATGAAATCTCGCGTCATGTCATGAAATCCTCGACCGCGCGACAGATGATCAGGATGCTAGCTGAAGTTGTCGGCCCCAAAGGGACTGCGCCACAGGCAGCGGTTGATGGCTACAAGATTGCAGGCAAGACCGGGACCGCAAAGAAAAGCATTGCCGGGGGTTACCAGGAAGACGATTACGTGGCCGTATTTGCCGGTCTCGCGCCGGCCAGTAATCCACGCCTGGTAATGGCAGTCATGATTGACGAACCTACCCAGAACGGATACTACGGTGGACTGGTTGCCGCACCGGTGTTCCAGGAAGTGATGTCTAACGCATTGCGGATTCTCGATGTTCCACCCGATGATCTGCCGACCCTGGCGCAAGGTAAGGGAAAGGGGGCATGATGGCGAACACCAATATTCCCGGAATGGCTTTGTCGCAACTGCTATCCGGTTTCGCGGTGGAGGAGTCCGTGCCGTCGATACGGATCAGCGATATCGCCAGTAACAGTGTGAACGTCACGGCAAATTCGGCATTCATTGCGTTGCCCGGGATCAAGTCAAATGGCATCGATTATGCTATCGATGCCGTCAAGGCAGGGGCAGTGGCAGTAATTTATGATGCCGCAGATGAATATAGCCTGCAGCGCATTCCGCTGTTGCGCAAACAGGTAGAGACCTGCTGGATCGGCGTCGATGACCTGGAACGTGCCAATGGCCATATCGTCAGTCGTTTCTTCGGTGACCCGGGGCAAGCCATGACAATCGTCGGCGTCACGGGAACTGACGGAAAATCCAGCGTCGTCCATCTCGTTACCCAGGCTTTGACGCGGATAGGAAAATCCTGCGCCAGTATCGGAACTCTCGGATATGGGATTGGCAACAAGTTGACACCGGATTCGTTAACAACACCAGATGCCGTCAGCTTGCAGGCACGTTTACACCAGTTCCGCCAGCAACGTTGTGAGTACGTGGTCATGGAAGTATCGTCACACGCGCTCGAACAGTATCGCGTCAACGGTTGTGACTTTGATATCGCGGTGCTGACCAATCTGGGGCGCGACCACCTCGATTATCACGGTGACCTGGATAGTTACGCAGCCGCCAAGGCGCGACTGTTTCATGATTTTGAACTTTCCGGGCGAGTGGTAAATATTGATGACAGCTTCGGACAGGCGTTAAGCCGGTCGGTTGAGAAAGATTCGCTGCTGCGCTATTCGGTAGAGACTGAAGCAGGGCGCGAGGCCGAGGTTAAATTGATCTCCAGTGAATTGACCGCTAGTGGAATAAATATCAGGGCTTCGACCCCGTTGGGAGAAGTGACCGCTGTTACCGCACTACTGGGTCATTTCAATATCGAGAATACGTTAGCCTGTATCGCTACCCTGGTTGCATTAGGTCTCGATCACAAGCAGCTCGAACTTGCAGTCAAGGATTTAAAACCGATTCCTGGTCGCATGGAAAAATTCATTGGCCAGCCCGGTAGCGCGTCGGCAGTAGTCGATTTTGCCCATACCGAGCAGGCCCTGCGCGCCTGTCTTGCAGCCTGTCGACAGCATACCAGCGGATTATTGTGGTGTGTATTTGGTTGCGGCGGGGATCGTGACCAGGGAAAACGCAGCGGCATGGGACGCGCCGTGGAAGAGTTGGCGGATCGCATGATTATCACCGACGATAATCCGCGCAATGAATCACCCCAGAAAATCGTCAGCGAAATCATTGCCGGCATGAAACGGCCCGGTCAGGCCTGTATTGTCCATAATCGTCAGGCAGCCATCGAATATGCGATATCACAGGCGGCCCCCGAAGACCTGGTCGTTATTGCGGGCAAGGGTCACGAGCAGGAGCAAATTGTCGGAAACGAGCGCCGCCCCTTTTGTGATCGTCACGTGGTTAGCCGAATTCTGCAGGTGGATCATGATTAGCATGTCGATGATGTCACTGGCCGAGGTTCTCGGGTCTAGTACCGACCAGCTGCCGGAGCTGTCCTTTTCGGGGGTCACAATCGATAGCCGAAAATCCTGCGAGGGCAAGTTGTTCGTTGCCATAAAGGGCGTCAATTTTGACGGTCATAGCTTCGTTGATCAGGCTTACCAGAACGGCGCTGTCATCGCCCTCGTTGAACAGCGTCAGCCCTGCCATATACCCCAGATCGAGGTTGCCGATTGCAAGCAGGCTATGGGCCGGTTGGCCAATCACTGGCGCCGTCACTGTGACCCCTGCGTCATCGCCCTCACCGGCAGTAACGGTAAAACAACGGTCAAGGAAATGCTTAAACAGATATTGTCGAGACAGGCCGCGACCCTTGCGACCATTGGCAATTTCAATAACGACATCGGCGTACCACTGACATTATTCGAACTCGATCAAGATCATGATTTCGCCATTATCGAAATGGGTGCCAATCATCGTGGCGAGATCGCCGGCCTCGCCAGGATTGCAGAGCCCGATATCGTCTACGTCAACAATGTTGCCGCCGCACACCTGGCGGGCTTCGGTGACGTTCAGGGTGTAGTTGAAGCCAAAGGCGAGCTCTATGCTTACTGCACCCCGCAGCACAAGGCGTTGTTCAATGCCGACGAAGTCGCCAGTCAATACTGGCAAAGTATTTGTGCGGCGCAAAACCGGATTAGCTGTGGGCTGCAAAATGAAGCTGACGTGACCGCGACCTGGTCAGTCTCGGGTGAAAACCTGAAGGTTGATTTTTCTTACCAGGGTAGGTCACGGGATTGTGAACTGAATGTGATCGGCGAGCATAACGTCCGCAACGCGCTAGCCGCGGTATCGCTTGCGATCCTGAGCGGTAATGATTTAACCGTGGCCGTTGACAACCTGGCGGGATTCTCCGGGGTAAAAGGGCGATTGCAGATACTGGCCGGTCCGTCCCGCAGTCGCCTGATTGACGATAGCTACAACGCGAATCCGGACTCTCTTGAAGCGGGTATCAAGGTACTTTGCTCATTGCAGGGTTCAGCCTGGCTGGCGCTGGGCGATATGGCCGAACTGGGTGCGGAAGCGGTCGACCTGCACCGCGAGGCCGCGCAGACCGCACGTCGTAACGGAGTAGAAAAATTTTTTGGTATTGGCGAAATGAGTTGTATCGCCAGCGAGGAATTCGGCGATGGCGGCTACTGCAGCGAGCGCATCGAAGACATGGCAGTGGTCATATCGTCGCAAATCC from Gammaproteobacteria bacterium carries:
- a CDS encoding SpoVR family protein, which produces MSEPISTGAEWTFELIEEYHAEIAAIAEEFKLDTYPNQIELITAEQMLDAYASIGMPIGYSHWSFGKHFIRNEQQYRRGHMGLAYEIVINSNPCIAYLMEENTMMMQALVIAHACFGHNSFFKGNYLFRAWTDAEAIIDYLVFAKRYINECEERYGIEEVENLLDSCHALQNHGVDRYKRPYPISMREEKERLKEREAYLQSQVNDLWLKTVPQKEAAEEDVTHPNFPAEPQENILYFIEKNAPLLEPWQREVVRIVRKIGQYFYPQRQTQVMNEGWACFWHYHLMNALYDRGKVTEGFILEFLQSHTNVVAQPEFDSPYFSGINPYALGYAMMTDIKRICVDPDEEDKKWFADIAGSNWQETLDFAMRNFKDESFISQFLSPRLIREFKLFSILDDEERSELEVISIHNDAGYQHIRQALSDQYNLSMNEPNIQVFNVDTRGDRMLTLRHVPHNNVPLAENSAEVLKHLRRLWGFDVRLETLDADGNINTTEECAA
- a CDS encoding MoaD/ThiS family protein — encoded protein: MDISVTLFGGLRHFLPAGSSFNKCDIHTEDGASLETLLQQIPIPENKPYIVILNDEKISRENYAKIIIQEKDEIVLLPPIKGG
- a CDS encoding aldehyde ferredoxin oxidoreductase family protein, coding for MAWQQQILRVNLSKGSCDIEPLNMEWAEAFLGSRGLGSKYLYEEMDPAADALSAENKIIFATGPLTGTMASTGGRYTVITKGPLTGAIACSNSGGKFGGELKMAGYDLLIIEGESEKPVYLHIEDEKVEICDASEIWGKTVWETEDILAQKYQDPLMRFAGIGQAGETLCRYACVVNDKHRAAGRSGVGAVMGSKKIKTIAVRGTRGVRNKDPKAFYRIVNEVNARMTDRDEMARDGTLAMMDVTNGFGSLPTRNNRSVRFEGANKLNPEAMHTPNENGHTNIVTNGACFGCTIGCGRICKIDPTHFSVKDRPEYHGASGGLEYETAYALGAACGIDDIDAATFAGFICNEYGMDPISLGGSIAAAMELFDIGAIDEKTTGGIKLEFGSAEALCQIAELVGKGEGFGADIALGSKRLCEKYGQPDLSMTVKGQEFAAYDGRAMQGMGLAYATSNRGACHLRADPYGHDFETTEIEGKAEIVRDSQRDVAFLDSSGLCLFPGGCGWGLEDYRTLVDAACESDWSSDERMRETGERIWVLEKLFNLKAGLGKKDDTLPRRILEEPADVGTAKGLVCRLDEMLPEYYELCGWDSEGVPTKETLQRLGLN
- a CDS encoding antibiotic biosynthesis monooxygenase, whose protein sequence is MIRVIIEREIAEGIEQYYESAIADLLGVMANAPGYVSGESSVDIRRPNHYVVITRWTDEAAWHRWFQSSERQELLDAIRPFLMTEEKFTLLKQLILHRDESAG
- the mraZ gene encoding division/cell wall cluster transcriptional repressor MraZ, giving the protein MHKFRGVSNLSLDAKGRIVLPARYRERLLEICQSQLIVTIDTDQPCLLIYPLPEWELIEEKIEALPSFNPTTRRIQRLLIGHATEVEVDANGRMLLSNPLREYAQLGKKVVLIGQGKKFELWDEVLWAERMDDWLGDGTGDDMPAALADLTL
- the rsmH gene encoding 16S rRNA (cytosine(1402)-N(4))-methyltransferase RsmH, with product MSQEHAPVLHAEVLAALEIKPDGRYVDGTYGRGGHAHSILSELGDQGRLIVMDRDPQAIADAQETMGSDRRVTIIHDDYANMYAQIADLDLLEQIDGILLDLGVSSPQLDDAARGFSFQLNGPLDMRMNPGQGESAAEWLAHADEAEIARVLWEYGEERHSRRIAKKIVERRQSGKIEDTATLAALISEIVPRPKNNKHPATRSFQAVRIHINQELDQIQHLLETVLDILKIGGRLLIISFHSLEDRLVKRFFKAQSSRAKIPRGLPLRDSEIPSNIRLRLVNKAIRAGARELASNPRARSAVLRIAERAA
- the ftsL gene encoding cell division protein FtsL, with translation MTGKFWISLLLTLVLGSALTVIYVKHESRVLFAELRTIQKQQDQQVIEWGRLQLQNTTLATHSNVESRARKDLKMRLPESVELVPVQ
- a CDS encoding penicillin-binding protein 2, which encodes MKRSKKTAGQEDQIAFLGTRHYFVLLVLISLLAGLMARALYLQVVEQDFLTSQGGQRQIRTIETPAYRGAILDRFGTPLAISTPVDSVWVNPSEILGDLAALKQVTRKLKLDYRTTVAMLKQRADREFVYLKRQLEPEFARDIAAGFEGVYLQREYHRYYPAGEVVSHLVGFTDIDDQGQEGLELAYQDWLRAEPGERRVIRSRRGEVIEELEQLKPAESGNDIYTSIDMRLQYIAYRSLARAIKFHAAKAGSAVLLDARSGEILAIVNQPSYNPNQRSKTTTERLRNRALTDVFEPGSAIKPFTLAAAIDRGRYHRGSSIDTSPGYMMVSGHPVKDIRNYGILDLSGILRKSSNVGASRIAMSLPKKELWESFRAYGFGELSGVSFPGESAGYFRHHSQWQPLDHATMGFGYGMSLSITQLARAYAVIANQGRLVDLTLLRKELVRNPNNEISRHVMKSSTARQMIRMLAEVVGPKGTAPQAAVDGYKIAGKTGTAKKSIAGGYQEDDYVAVFAGLAPASNPRLVMAVMIDEPTQNGYYGGLVAAPVFQEVMSNALRILDVPPDDLPTLAQGKGKGA
- a CDS encoding UDP-N-acetylmuramoyl-L-alanyl-D-glutamate--2,6-diaminopimelate ligase is translated as MMANTNIPGMALSQLLSGFAVEESVPSIRISDIASNSVNVTANSAFIALPGIKSNGIDYAIDAVKAGAVAVIYDAADEYSLQRIPLLRKQVETCWIGVDDLERANGHIVSRFFGDPGQAMTIVGVTGTDGKSSVVHLVTQALTRIGKSCASIGTLGYGIGNKLTPDSLTTPDAVSLQARLHQFRQQRCEYVVMEVSSHALEQYRVNGCDFDIAVLTNLGRDHLDYHGDLDSYAAAKARLFHDFELSGRVVNIDDSFGQALSRSVEKDSLLRYSVETEAGREAEVKLISSELTASGINIRASTPLGEVTAVTALLGHFNIENTLACIATLVALGLDHKQLELAVKDLKPIPGRMEKFIGQPGSASAVVDFAHTEQALRACLAACRQHTSGLLWCVFGCGGDRDQGKRSGMGRAVEELADRMIITDDNPRNESPQKIVSEIIAGMKRPGQACIVHNRQAAIEYAISQAAPEDLVVIAGKGHEQEQIVGNERRPFCDRHVVSRILQVDHD
- the murF gene encoding UDP-N-acetylmuramoyl-tripeptide--D-alanyl-D-alanine ligase: MISMSMMSLAEVLGSSTDQLPELSFSGVTIDSRKSCEGKLFVAIKGVNFDGHSFVDQAYQNGAVIALVEQRQPCHIPQIEVADCKQAMGRLANHWRRHCDPCVIALTGSNGKTTVKEMLKQILSRQAATLATIGNFNNDIGVPLTLFELDQDHDFAIIEMGANHRGEIAGLARIAEPDIVYVNNVAAAHLAGFGDVQGVVEAKGELYAYCTPQHKALFNADEVASQYWQSICAAQNRISCGLQNEADVTATWSVSGENLKVDFSYQGRSRDCELNVIGEHNVRNALAAVSLAILSGNDLTVAVDNLAGFSGVKGRLQILAGPSRSRLIDDSYNANPDSLEAGIKVLCSLQGSAWLALGDMAELGAEAVDLHREAAQTARRNGVEKFFGIGEMSCIASEEFGDGGYCSERIEDMAVVISSQIHEGVNLLIKGSRAAGMERLVALLTRTVNAGGANAV